Proteins encoded within one genomic window of Carassius gibelio isolate Cgi1373 ecotype wild population from Czech Republic chromosome A4, carGib1.2-hapl.c, whole genome shotgun sequence:
- the LOC127971574 gene encoding uncharacterized protein LOC127971574: MAGSWCLVQISLVCAFCHAVPQWSKSLQDAQALMMQQTDQQFQLQQTDQQFQLQKPVQQLTNQQFPLRKPVQQLTKPQFPLQKPVQHLPNPQFPLQKPVQQLTKPQYPLQKPVQPLTNQQFPLRKPVQQLTKPQFPLQKPVQQLTNQQFLLQKPVKQQFQKPVVQAEPFDKCVAVADSEQIQCGLPGISGAECEAINCCFNGQQCFYGRAGKCSQSYSVRVKLIL, translated from the coding sequence atggctggaagttggtgtttggttcagatttcgttggtctgtgctttctgtcatgctgttccACAGTGGAGTAAGTCGCTTCAGGATGCTCAAGCTCTGATGATGCAGCAGactgaccagcagtttcagctccagcagactgaccagcagtttcagctccagaagccagttcaacagctaactaaccaacagtttccgcttcggaagccagttcaacagctaactaagccgcagtttccacttcagaaaccagttcaacacctacctaacccgcaatttccacttcagaagcctgttcaacagttaactaagccgcagtatccgcttcagaagcctgttcaaccgctaactaaccagcagtttccgcttcggaagccagttcaacagctaactaagccgcagtttccgcttcagaagcctgttcaacagctaactaaccagcagtttctaCTTCAGAaaccagttaaacagcagtttcagaagccagtagtgcaggcagagccctttgataaatgtgtagctgtagctgattctgagcagatccaatgtggtctacctgggatcagtggtgctgagtgtgaagctatcaactgctgctttaacggacagcagtgtttctatggAAGGGCGGGTAAGTGTTCTCAATCTTATTCCGTTCGTGTCAAACTGATTCTCTGA
- the LOC127971611 gene encoding zona pellucida sperm-binding protein 4-like produces the protein MLQARCVSSRFLFQCRYSGTSVEALVVEVNSVPPPPPVAAPGPLRVELRLANGQCVTKGCAEGDEAYTSYYSDADYPITKVLREPVYVEVHIMERTDPNIVLTLGRCWTTSTPSPLSLPQWDLLIDGCPYQDDRYLTTLVPVTGSSGLQFPTHYKRFVVKMFTFVDPASLAALQETIFIHCTTEVCHPSSGSCEQSCTRKRRDTRIKAVSGEQTVVSSGEVTLVM, from the exons atgctacaagctcgctgtgtgtcgtccaggtttctcttccagtgtagatattcgggaacttctgtggaagctctggttgtggaggtcaactctgttcctccacctccaccagtagctgctcctggacctctcagggtggagctcagactggccaatggccaatgcgtcaccaaaggctgtgctgaag gggatgaggcctacacgtcctattacagtgacgctgattatcccatcacaaaagtcctgcgagagcctgtgtatgttgaggtgcacattatggagaggaccgaccccaacattgtcctgacgctgggacgttgttggacgacttcaacccccagtccactcagtctcccccagtgggaccttctgatcgacgg atgcccttaccaggacgaccgctatctgaccacactggttccagtgactggatcgtctggtcttcagttcccaacccactacaagcgctttgttgtgaagatgttcacatttgtagatccagcctcactggctgctctgcaggaaacc atcttcatccactgcactacagaggtgtgccatccatcatctggctcttgtgagcaaagctgcaccaggaaac gaagagacactcgtatcaaggctgtctctggggagcagactgtggtttctagtggagaagttactctggtcatgtaa
- the LOC127971560 gene encoding uncharacterized protein LOC127971560: MAGSWCLVQISLVCAFCHAVPQWSKSLQDAQALMMQQTDQQFQLQKPVQQLTNQQFPLRKPVQQLTKPQFPLQKPVQHLPNPQFPLQKPVQQLTKPQYPLQKPVQPLTNQQFPLRKPVQQLTKPQFPLQKPVQQLTNQQFPLQKPVQHLPNPQFPLQKPVQQLTKPQFPIQKPVKQQFQKPVVQAEPFDKCVAVADSEQIQCGLPGISGAECEAINCCFNGQQCFYGRAGKCSQSYSVRVKLIL, encoded by the coding sequence atggctggaagttggtgtttggttcagatttcgttggtctgtgctttctgtcatgctgttccACAGTGGAGTAAGTCGCTTCAGGATGCTCAAGCTCTGATGATGCAGCAGactgaccagcagtttcagctccagaagccagttcaacagctaactaaccaacagtttccgcttcggaagccagttcaacagctaactaagccgcagtttccacttcagaaaccagttcaacacctacctaacccgcaatttccacttcagaagcctgttcaacagttaactaagccgcagtatccgcttcagaagcctgttcaaccgctaactaaccagcagtttccgcttcggaagccagttcaacagctaactaagccgcagtttccgcttcagaagcctgttcaacagctaactaaccagcagtttccacttcagaaaccagttcaacacctacctaacccgcaatttccacttcagaagcctgttcaacagttaactaagccgcagtttccgattCAGAAGCCAGTTAAACAGCAGTTTCAGAAGCCAGTAGTGCAGGCAGAGCCCTTTGATAAATGTGTAgctgtagctgattctgagcagatccaatgtggtctacctgggatcagtggtgctgagtgtgaagctatcaactgctgctttaacggacagcagtgtttctatggAAGGGCGGGTAAGTGTTCTCAATCTTATTCCGTTCGTGTCAAACTGATTCTCTGA
- the LOC127971465 gene encoding zona pellucida sperm-binding protein 3-like — MGLLQYVLVLVVLVVFDLKNAFGSLRSSQSPKSKKHQSYPASRVPVSSQVLGNTLQKASLSQSLDYRGFAQEPLGLQEKQVLQGPVKPLDWRFPTVPEVPSEMAVDFHLRQPVTPSSVAIQCGENRVHVEVQQDLFSNGELIQPSGLTLGGCPVVGLVPGSKVLFFDNELQDCNSVLMMTKDELVYTFALTYTPEAFAGTPITRAGGAVIGVQCHYQRFQNVSGNALKPTWVPYASTEAGEEVLLFSLKLMMDDWSFERPSNSYFLGDVINVEASVKVYNHVPLRVFVDSCVATQVPDVNALPRYLFIENHGCLVDAKVTASSSRFMPRSQEDKIRFQLEAFMFQGGSSPSIYMTCVLKATLASAPSDALHKSCSFANGWLAADGNHQVCGCCDSTCGPDGGTAASPFGGLQWEGKASLGPVVVQEHKKTLAGLQ; from the exons atgggtcttttgcaatatgtgttagtgctggttgtgcttgtggtgtttgatctGAAGAATGCTTTTGGAAGTTTGAGATCCAGTCAAAGTCCAAAAAGCAAGAAGCATCAATCATATCCAGCTTCCAGAGTGCCTGTTTCTTCTCAAGTGCTCGGAAACACTTTGCAGAAGGCTTCTCTGTCTCAGAGTCTTGACTACAGAGGATTTGCACAAgagcctcttggtcttcaggagaagcaggtgttgcagggtccagtgaagcctttggactggaggtttcccactgttccagaagtgccgagtgagatggcggtggacttccatttgaggcaacctgtgactcccagtagtgtagctattcaatgcggtgagaaccgggttcatgtggaggtacagcaggacttgtttagcaatggtgaactgatccagccatctggtcTGACTTTGGGAGGATGTCCTGTTGTCGGTTTGGTCCCAGGCTCCAAGGTGCTCTTCTTTGACAATGAACTGCAGGACTGCAATAGTGTGTTGATG ATGACCAAggatgagcttgtctacacctttgCCCTTACCTACACTCCTGAGGCGTTTGCTGGCACTCCGATTACCCGTGCAGGTGGTGCAGTTATTGGTGTTCAATGCCATTATCAAAG GTTTCAAAATGTCAGCGGTAATGCCTTGAAGCCAACTTGGGTCCCTTATGCCTCAACGGAGGCTGGTGAAGAAGTCTTGCTGTTCTCCCTGAAGCTCATGATGG atgactggtcctttgagaggccttcaaactcttacttcctgggtgacgttattaatgttgaggcatctgtgaaggtatacaaccacgtccctctgcgtgtgtttgtggacagctgtgtggccacccaagtacctgatgtgaacgcccttccgagatatttgttcattgagaatcatgg ATGTCttgtggatgccaaggtcacagcttccagctcgcgcttcatgcctcgatcccaggaggacaaaatccggttccagctggaggccttcatgttccaggggggatccagtccttct atctacatgacgtgtgttctgaaggccactcttgcttctgcacctagtgacgcgctccacaaatcctgttcctttgccaatgg gtggcttgctgctgatgggaaccaccaggtttgtggttgctgtgactccacatgtggtcctgatggtggaactgcTGCTTCTCCTTTTGGAG GCCTTCAGTGGGAAGGGAAGGCCTCGCTCGGTCCTGTAGTGGTTCAAGAGCACAAGAAGACTTTGGCTGGTCTTCAATAA